The DNA sequence GCGAGCATGGCCCGGTCGGGCAAGCTGTGCAGTACGTTGCCCAGGCAATCGGTGGTGCGCAGGCTGTCGTCGGGGCTGCCGGCGTTGAACAGCAGGCTGTCGGGCAGGGCGGCGCTGAGCTGGCGCAGGCTCGCGGCTGGCGCATTGACCACGAACAGCCGCAGGCCTTGGTCATGTTGGCTGCGGGCGGCCTGGAGCAGTGCTTCGGGGCTGTCGACGTTGGCGCCTTCCAGGCGGTAATCGTGCTTGAGAAAACGCCCGGTGCTGTTGCTGTCGATGATCGCCAGCTCGGCACCACGCAACCCGGCATCGGCAGGTTCGGCAATCACGTTGGACAGCAGCGGCCCCGGGTCGGGACGATAGCCCAGGTAGCCGATGCGCACTTGCAACGGCGCCGCATCGCCCGCCTGGACCATGGCCGGCAGCCAGCCACTGGCCGCAGCCAGCAGAGGGATCAAGGCGTAACTGAGAAGCCTGCGCATACCACCTCCATTGCCGGTAGCGCCAGCATAGGAAGCCTGTGGCCAAGGGGAAATATGCAGAAAGTACCGCCGGGGCAGTACCAAGGTAGTAAACCGCCGCCGGGGTTGGGGTTTTACGATGCAGGCAATCGTCATTCACCAGGAGCGGACAGATGGTGCGGATTCTCAAAGCCCTGCTTCTGCCGGCGTTGTTGGTCCTGAGCCTGATCGGGGTCGATCGGTTGTCTGGCAAGCAAGGGATGTGTGATGGACACAGAACCTGCAAACAACCTGGGCGTCCTGTGGGAGCGGGCTTGCTCGCGAAGACGGCAGTACAGTCGACACCGATGCAAGCTGATCCACCGCTTTCGCGAGCAAGCCCGCTCCCACAGGGGATCTGTGTCCGGCGTTGGGGGTGTGACTTCATCCCGGCCATGGGCCGCTAACCATGTCGGCCCTCTGGCGAATCAACCTCTGGGTAACGGCGTTTTTCGCCCTGGTCACCCTGGCCTGCGCAGCCTTGCTGTTGCATCAGGCCATGGCCGATGTGAAGCGCGAACTGCAATCGGCCGAGTCCGTGGTGCATTACCTGCGCGAAACCGCCGAGCGTGACCCAGCCAGTCTCCAGCCGCGGCTGACCGGCAGCCTGCGGCATGTGCGTGTCCGTTGGTTGGCCCCTGGGGAGTTGCTCCCTGTGGATGCCGACGAGGGGGTGAAAGCCTGGCTCGGTCGTCGGTTACTGGCTGACGGCCCGGCGGCCCAAGTGGTGGATTTGCGTGACGGTCGGCGGGCCTGGATGGCGGTGGATCCTCGAGACGAAATCGAGGAAATCCTCGATTCATTGGTGCAGTTGCTGGGTGTCTGCGCCCTGGCGCTGCTGCTCAGTTTGCTGGTGATTCGTTGGGCGGTGCGCCGGGGCATGCGTTTGCTGGATGAATTGCTGCACGCGCTGCGTCAGGTGTCCGCCGGCAATCTCCAGGTGCGCCTGCCGGCGGAAGGCGTCCCGGAGGCGCAGCAACTGGCAGGGCATTTCAACCGGATGACCGCCGCCCTGGCCCAGTCGCGGATCGATAACACCCGGCTGACCCAAGCGCTGCTGGCCGTGCAGGAACAGGAGCGCACCCAGTTGGCCCAGACCCTGCACGACGACCTCGGCCAATACGTGGCGGGTATTCGCGCCCGGGCCTGTCTGTTGCGCCTGGTGATGGATCAGCCGCAGACGTTGGCGCACACCGTCAGCCAGCTCGAGGATCATTGCGAACATCTGCAGCAGGGTTTCCGCGCGCTGGTGCATGACCTGTATCCGGTGGTGCTACAGCACCTGCCGTTGGGCGAGGCCATCGGCTTGTTGGCCGGACAATGGCAGGCAACCCAGGGCATTGCCTGTCAGCTGCGGATCGACGAAGCGCTGCCGTCGTTGTCGGGGCCGGACAAGACCCATCTGTATCGCTTGTTGCAGGAAGCCCTGACCAACATTGCCCGCCATGCGAGCGCCACTGAGGTGCGGATCCGCCTGCAACACCGCGCCGGGCGCTTGCGCTTGCTGGTGCGTGACAATGGCCGCGGTGCGGCGCAGCCCGCCCGTGCAGGCGTTGGTTTGCACTCGATGTCCGAACGGGCCCGCAGCCTGGGCGGCGAGCTGCGCATCATCAGCCAGCCTGGCGCCGGTTGGGCGCTGGCCTTGAATATTCCCCTGGAGGCGCGATGAACATCTTGTTGGTGGACGACCATGCGGTGGTTCGGCAGGGCTATGCCAGCCTTTTGCGGGCGCTGATGCCGGACTTGCAGGTACGGGAGGCGGCAACGGGCGAAGAGGCGTTGAACCAGGTGCAGGAACAGGTGCCGCACCTGGTGATCATGGACTTCGGCCTACCCGGTATCAGCGGATTGGAAACCACCCGACGGCTGCGCCAGCGCCTGCCGCAACTGCGGGTGTTGTTTTTCAGCATGCACGATGAGCTGCCGTTGGTCCGCCAGGCGCTGGACGCCGGTGCCGCCGGGTACCTGACCAAGAACTCGGCCCCCCAAGTGCTGGTGGAAGCGGTACGGCGAGTGCTGGCCGGGCATGCCTACATCGAGCAGTCCCTGGCCACGCAACTGGCTTGCACCAGCTCCCGGCACAACACCGATCCACGCCTGCAATGCATGACCCAACGTGAGCTGGAGATCTTCGTCATGCTCGCCAAGGGCACCCCCGCGCGCACCATTGCCGAACAGCTGTGCATCAGCGCCAAGACCGTGTCCAACCACCTGACGCTGCTCAAGAGCAAGCTGCAGGTCAGTTCCCATGCCGAGCTGGTGCATTTGGGGATTGATATGGGGGTGGTGCGGGTGGCGGGGTGAAGGGAATGGCGATCCCCTGTGGCGAGGGAGCTTGCTCCCGCTGGGCGGCGAAGCAGCCCCTCCTTACCCGGCCAACTCAATCAAACTGTCCTACGGAGGTGCCTGGTTTTGGGGCTGCTGCGCAGCCCAGCGGGAGCAAGCTCCCTCGCCACGGCGTTGTGTGGCAATCCTTACTGATCCCAAGACATCGGGCACCCCGTGCAGCCTTCCATATTCGCATCCTGGAAGTTCCCATAATGCTGACGTGAGCCGCTCAGGTTGGCCTGTTCCAGGTTGCTTTCGCCGAACTTGGCTTCTTGCAGGTTGGCGTCGCGCAGGTCGGCGCCCTTGAGGTCGGCCTTGCTCAACCAGGCCATTTCCAGGTCGGCGGCCTGCAGGTTGGCATCGTGTAAGCGAGCCCCGGACAGGCGAGCGAACTGAAGGTACGCAGCGCTCAGGTCGGCACGTTGGAACTGCGCACCCTGGGCGAACAGGCCCCAACCCTGGATCGCCTTGAGCGAGGCGCCCGTGAAGTCAGCCAGGCGCAGGTTGCTTTGTTGCAGACTGGCACGGTTCAGGTTGGCGCCCTGCAACCGGGCTCGTTCCAGATTCGCCAGGTCCAGCCGCGCGTGCCGCAGGTCGGCATCGCGCAGATCGGCACCGCTGAGGTTCATTTTGCGCAAATCCTGGTTGGCCAGCCGGGCCCCCCGCAGGTCGGCGCCGGGGCATTGGCTGGATTCGGCGATGATGCAGCCGTTGATGGTCAGCGGTGTTTCGGTCTCGTCGGCGTTGGCATGGACGCCGATGAACAGAAGCAGCAGAGGCAGAAGTCTCATGACAGTAAACTCGGTTGGCTGTGGGAGCCTGCTCGCGATAGCGGTGGGACATTCAACATCACCGCTAACTGGTCCATCGCTTTCGCGAGCAAGCCCGCTCCCACATTTGATCTCGTTGGACACAGATGCTGTGCACGCCATACAACCCCTGTGGGAGCGGGCTTGCTCGCGAAGCCGTCGGCACATTCAACATCACTGCCAACTGAACCACCGCCATCGCGAGCAGGCTCGTTCCCACAAGGTTTATTGGCGGGCCACCTTGTTATCCCAACTCGGAATCTTGAACACCCAGAACGACCCGCCCTGGGCCACCGGCTTGGTCAGCTCAGCCATATCGCCGCCCCACAACGGCACGGCACCGCCATAGCCGACGGTCACGCCGATGTACTGCTCGCCGTCCTGCTCCCAAGTGATGGGCGGGGAGACGATGCCGCTGCCGGTCTGGAATTTCCACAGTTCCTGGCCGGTCTTGGCGTCGAAAGCCTTGAAGAAGCCGTCGCCGGTGCCGGTGAACACCAGGTTGCCCTTGGTCGCCAGCACTCCGGCCCACAGCGGCAATGGCTCCTTGTGCTCCCAGACGACTTTGCCGGTGGTGGGGTTCATCGCCCGCAGGCTGCCGACGTGATCGTCGTACATGCGCTTGATGCGAAAGCCCATGCCCAGGTAGGCCGAGCCTTTCTTGTAGTTCACTTCCTCAGTCCAGTATTCCTCTTTCCACTGGTTGCCTGGGACGTAGAACAGCCCAGTGTCCTGGCTGTAGGCCATGGGGTTCCAGTTTTTGCCGCCGAGGAACGGCGGCGAGACTTCCACCGGTTTGCCCTTGGTTTCACCGGGCAGTGGCTTGGCCGGACGCTGGCCGGGGTTTTCAACCGGACGACCGGTCTTCAGGTCGATGTGGCTGGCCCAGGTGATGTTGTCGACGAAGGGAAAGGCGTTCTGCAGCTTGCCGTTGTTGCGGTCCACCACGTAGAAAAAACCATTGCGGTCAGCGTGGGCGGTGGCCTTGACCACTTTCCCGTCCTTGTCCTTGTAGTCGAACAGCACCAGCTCGTTGTTGCCGGAGAAATCCCAGGCGTCGTTGGGCGTGTGCTGGTAGAACCACTTCACTTCGCCCGTGCTCGGGTCGACGCCGACCTGGCCGGAGGTGTAGAGGCTGTCGTAGTCGTGGGGGTTGCCGTCCTTGGCCGTGCGGGCCCAGGTGTTCCACGGCCCGGGGTTGCCCGCGCCGACGATGATGGTGTTGGTCTCGGGATCGAAACTGGCGCTCTGCCAAGGCGCGCCGCCGCCGTGGCTCCAGGCCTCGACCTTGCCGGTTTCGGTGGTTTTGTCGTCGGGCCAGGACGGTGCCTTGACGTCGCCGGTCGGGGTGCTGTCCTTGCCGTTGAGGCGGCCCATGTGGCCTTCGACGAAGGGCCGCATCCAGACTTCTTCACCGGTGTCCGGGTCGCGGGCGAACAACTGCCCGACCACGCCGAACTCATCGCCGGAACTGCCGTGGATCAACAACACCTTGCCGCTGGTCTTGTCCTTGATCAGCACCGGAGCCCCAGTCATGGTGTAACCGCCGGCGTGGTCGCCGAACTTTTTGTTCCACACCACCTTGCCGGTGTTTTTATCCAGGGCGACCACGCGCGCGTCCAGCGTGCCGAAGTAGATCTTGTCGCCATAAATGGCTGCGCCGCGATTGACCACGTCGCAGCACGGACGAATGTTGTCCGGCAGCCGGTGGTTGTAGGTCCACAGGCGCTTGCCGGTCTTGGCGTCAAGAGCGAACACCCGCGAATAGGAGCCGGTGACGTACACCACGCCGTCGCTGACGATGGCCTGGGATTCCTGGCCGCGCTGTTTTTCATCGCCGAACGAGTAGGACCAGGCCGGCGTGAGCTTGAACACGTTCTTGTCATTGACCTGGGCCAGCGGGCTCCAGCGCTGGGCATTGGTGCCCATGCCATATTGCAGCACGTCCTTGGTGCTCAGGTGGTCGTTGGCGATGTCTTCCCAGGTGACCCCTGGAGTTGTGGCGGCGTTGGCGAGTGGGCTCAACGACAGGCTGCCGGCCAATAGCAAAGCGTGCACGGCAACGGTCAAGGACGAGAGGGCAGGTTGCGTTTTTATTGTCATGGTGCAGTTCCCAGTGAAGGTTTTGGCCTGACTAGGTTGGTTCGCGACGGTCCCGGCCGATACGGAAAAAGTCCCGCCCTTGCCGGGAAGACTTCCCGAACCGCCTGTCTTTGCGACCCGCGTCGGATGACCCGCTACCAAGGGAGTAGAGCGCGGCCACCAAAGCAGCATTCGGCTGGGGCAGGGGGCTTCCTAAGATGACGGCACGGCTTCTTCACAGAGGTCTTGCGTGCAATCCAGAGGGCATAACAATGACAACAAAACGCAACGCCATCATCGCTACCGCATTGCTGATGGGGCTGACCGGCGCAGGCTCCGTATGGGCCCATGGCAACGTAGTGCCCCAGGCAGTGGAAACCAAGGGATTGACCCCGATCAAAGACACCGGAGTGGCCGTGGACGGCGACGGCTGGGCTACGGTAAACCCCTATCGCACTTCGTCCGAGCGTGATCGGGCCCTGGAAATCGGCTCATCGGCCTATAACCAGAACTGCGCCGCGTGCCATGGCCTGGAAGCCAAGTCCGGCGGCATTGCCCCAGACCTGCGGATGCTGGACGCCGCCGAAGCCGGGGACGAATGGTTCGTCGAACGCGTACGTCACGGTGCGGTGCGCGACGGCCGGGTCTACATGCCGAAAATGGCCGACTACCTGAGCCAGGAAGCCCTGTGGGCGGTGCGCACCTATCTCGACAGCGTGCACGTCGAGGAGTGATCGCCATGCGCCTGTTCGCATGGGTAATCTGCAGCCTGCTGCTGTTCAGTCAGGCGGTACAGGCGCAGGTGCGCAGCTACGACGAGATGATCGCCGCCGGTGAGTTGAAGGTGGCGGTCTACAAGGATTTCGCACCTTACAGTTTTGAAGACAACGGCCAACCCAGAGGCGTGGACGTGGAGCTGGCCCAGGCGCTGGCCAAAGCGCTTGGCGTGCGCCTGCAATTGATCTGGGCGCCGCCGGGAGAAAAACTCGATGACGACCTGCGCGATTACATCTGGCGCAGCAGCCCGTTGCACGACCGGCAATTGGCCGACCTGATGATGCGCGTGCCCTATGACCACGACTACGTGCAAAGGCGCAACGACGTCGGCGAGTTGGCCAATGCCCAGGTGGTGATGTTCGGGCCTTATCAGCAGGAATGCTGGCAGGTGGCATACGACCGCCGTCGACTGGACTCGGTGGGCAGCGTCGCGGTGTTCCAACAGCACCCGATTGGCGTGGAAGTCGACAGCGTGCCGTCGTTCTACCTGACGTCGGTGTTCAACGGCATGCTCAGCGGCAAGACACGTCATTACCCCGGTGTCAGCCAGGCCTTCAGCGCCATGCAGGCCGGGGAGATTGATGCCGTCATGGCCATGCGCGGGGAAATCGACTGGCAGGTCCACGAGGCTGCCGATCCGCAACTGGCGCTGGCGGAAAATGCTTACCCGAACATGGGCAAGCAACGTTGGGAAATTGGCATGGCGGTGCATGAAAGCAACCGACAGCTGGCCTATGCGGTGGAAGAAGCGCTGGAAGGTTTGATCCGCGATGGCAGCGTCAAGAGCGTCTATGCCCATTACGGCCTGCGTTACGACGTGCCCGAGATGTATCAATAGGAGCGCAGGGATGAAATGGGTCGTGTGGTGCCTGCTGTGGTGCGGCCTGCCGTTGATCGCGTTGGCGGCGGCCGAACCGGGCAAGGATCCGGTGCCCTCGGTGATGTGGGCCTTCTATCACAAGCAACTGCTCGGCGACGCGCCGTTCGTGTTCGACGACCGGGTCCGATTGCTGGCGCCACCCTTTGCCGAAGATGCGCGCCAGGTGCCCCTGGAAATCGATGCCCGGGCTTTCACCGGTGACGTGGTCCGAGTGCTGGCCTGGGCCGAGTTGAACCCGTTGCCGAAAATCGTCGACTTCCAACCGGGAGAGCGGGTACTGCCCTGGTTGTCGATCCGGATTCGTATCGAACAAGCCACGCCACTGCGCGCCGCGGTACAGACCCGTGATGGTCTGTGGCACGTCGGCTCGACCCTGATCGACGCGGCCGGTGGCGGCTGCACTGCGCCCAGCGTGGTGCGCACCCAACCGGGGTGGGAAGAACACCTGGGCGAAGTGCTCGGAGCCCGTTATCCCCGCGGTGAAACCAGTCGCCTGCGCCTGCAGGTGACCCATCCGATGGATAACGGCCTGGTCAGCGGCATTCCTGAGTTCTTCCTCAACCAGGCCCAACTGCTGGACGCCGACGGCCAGGTGCTCGCGCGCCTTGAGCTGTTCCCGGCGGTCAGCGAAAACCCCAACCTGGGCTTCGACATCCAAGGCCCAGGAAAAACCCGCCTGGTGCTGCGCGACAACGGCGGCAACACGTTCGAGGCGGCGATCCCCTGAACCACAAGGAGCGCGCCATGCGCTGGTTGTTGCTGATTTTCTTGAGCCTGTGCGGGCCAGCCTGGGCCAATACCGACTATGCACTTAAGCCCCGGCAGATCGCCGAGGGCACCTGGCTGCTGGAAGGCAGCACCGAGAACTTTGCCAAGGCCAACGGCGGCAATATCGTCAACACTGCTTTCATCGTCACCGATGCCGGTGTGGTGGTGATCGATACCGGCCCATCGAAGCGCTACGGCGAAGCCCTGCGCCAGGCCATCGCGGCGACCACGGATAAGCCGGTGGTCCAGGTGCTGCTGACCCATCATCATCCCGACCATGTGCTGGGCAACCAGGCCTTCAGCGCCGTGCCCATCGGCGCGTTGGCCGGGACCACCGACCTGCTGCGTCAGCAAGGCGACGCTATGGCAGAGAACATGTACCGGCTGGTGGGCGATTGGATGCGCGGTACCGAGGTGGTGTTGCCAACCCAGGTACTGGAGCCCGGCGTGCTGAAGGTGGGCAATCACTCGTTGCGACTGCTGCAACTGGCCGGGCACACGGGGGCCGACCTGGCGATCCTCGACGAAACCACTGGCGTGCTGTTCGCCGGCGACCTGGTGTTCTACGAGCGCGCCTTGACCACCCCCAACAGCCCGGGGCTGGATGTCTGGCTCAACGACCTCGATACCCTGCAAGCCTTGCCCTGGAAGCAGATCGTGCCCGGCCACGGCCCGGTGGCGACTGACGCCAAGCCCTTTGCGCAGATGCGCGATTACCTGGGCTGGCTCGACCAACTGATGCGCGACGGCGCGGTCCGCGGCGACGACATGGCCGAGATGATCCGCAGCCCTATCCCCGAACGCTTCGCCGGGATCAGCCTGAGCCGTTATGAACTGATTCGCAGTGTCAGCCATCTCTATCCGCGCTACGAGCGAGCGGGGATGAAGCGGGTGGATGCCCCAGCGCAATAGTCCTGGCTGTATGAAGTCCTGTGGCGAGGGAGCTTGCTCCCGCTGGGGCGCGCAGCGGCCCTAAAAATCTGCAACAACACCGATAGTCAGGCGCGCGAAGGGGGCCGCTTCGCAGCCCAGCGGGAGCAAGCTCCCTCGCCACGGGGCTGTGTGCAACGGCCTCACATGTACCAAGGAACTAGAAAACTCAACACAGCGGGCAATTGTTGCCAGCGGCCCTGGGGCCAAGAATCTGCGACAGACCGGGAAAATTTCCCGGGTATAACAATAACCGCAGAGGTAGCCGTCATGAGTCATCCCGCACGTCGCCAACCGTTCGCCGTGAGCCTGCTGCTCAGTGCCATGCTGCTGTCCGGTTCGGCCCTGGCCGCCGTGACCGATCAGGAAATTCTCCAGGACCCGAAGAACCCCGAGCAGATCGTGACCAATGGCCTGGGCGTCCAGGGCCAGCGCTATAGCCCGCTCGATACCCTCAACACCGACAACGTCAAGGACCTGCGTCCGGTCTGGGCGTTTTCCTTCGGTGGCGAAAAGCAGCGCGGTCAGCAAGCCCAGCCGATGATCAAGGACGGGGTGATGTACCTCACTGGCTCTTATTCGCGGGTGTTTGCCGTGGATGCGCGTACCGGCAAGAAACTGTGGCAGTACGATGCGCGCCTGCCCGATGACATCCGCCCTTGCTGCGACGTGATCAACCGTGGCGTAGCGTTGTACGGCGACCTGGTGTTCTTCGGCACCCTCGACGCCAAGTTGGTGGCCCTGAACAAGGACACCGGCAAAGTGGTGTGGAGCAAGAAGGTCGCCGACCACAAGGAAGGTTATTCCATCAGCGCCGCACCGCTGATCGTCAATGGCAAGCTGATCACGGGCGTGGCCGGTGGCGAATTCGGTGTGGTGGGGCAGATCAGCGCCTATGACCCGAAGAACGGCGAACTGCTGTGGACCCGCCCAACCGTGGAAGGCCATATGGGCTACGTCTACAAGGACGGCAAGGCCGTTGAAAATGGCATTTCCGGCGGCGAGGCTGGCAAGACCTGGCCGGGCGACCTCTGGAAAACCGGCGGTGCCGCCCCTTGGCTTGGCGGTTACTACGACCCGGAAACCAACCTGCTGCTGTTCGGCACCGGCAACCCGGCGCCGTGGAACTCCCACCTGCGCCCTGGCGACAACCTCTATTCCTCATCACGTCTGGCCTTGAACCCGGACGACGGCACCATCAAATGGCACTTCCAGAGCACGCCGCACGACGGCTGGGATTATGACGGCGTCAACGAGCTGATCTCGTTCAACTACAAGGAAGGCGGCAAGGAGATCAAAGCGGCAGCGACCGCCGACCGTAACGGCTTCTTCTACGTGCTCGATCGCACCAACGGCAAGTTCATCCGTGGCTTCCCGTTTGTCGACAAAATCACCTGGGCCACAGGCCTGGACAAGGACGGCCGACCGATCTACAACGAGGCCAGCCGTCCGGGCGCGCCGGGCAGTGAAGCCAAGGGCAGCTCGGTGTTCGTCGCACCGGCGTTCCTCGGCGCGAAAAACTGGATGCCGATGGCCTACAACCAGGACACCGGGCTGTTCTACGTGCCGTCCAATGAATGGGGCATGGACATCTGGAACGAAGGCATCGCCTACAAGAAAGGCGCGGCGTTCCTCGGGGCCGGCTTCACCATCAAGCCGCTGAACGAGGATTACATCGGCGTGCTGCGGGCCATCGATCCGAAGACCGGCAAGGAAGTCTGGCGCCACAAGAACTACGCGCCACTGTGGGGTGGGGTGCTGACCACCAAGGGCAACCTGGTGTTCACCGGCACGCCTGAA is a window from the Pseudomonas brassicacearum genome containing:
- a CDS encoding pentapeptide repeat-containing protein; translated protein: MRLLPLLLLFIGVHANADETETPLTINGCIIAESSQCPGADLRGARLANQDLRKMNLSGADLRDADLRHARLDLANLERARLQGANLNRASLQQSNLRLADFTGASLKAIQGWGLFAQGAQFQRADLSAAYLQFARLSGARLHDANLQAADLEMAWLSKADLKGADLRDANLQEAKFGESNLEQANLSGSRQHYGNFQDANMEGCTGCPMSWDQ
- a CDS encoding ATP-binding protein, yielding MSALWRINLWVTAFFALVTLACAALLLHQAMADVKRELQSAESVVHYLRETAERDPASLQPRLTGSLRHVRVRWLAPGELLPVDADEGVKAWLGRRLLADGPAAQVVDLRDGRRAWMAVDPRDEIEEILDSLVQLLGVCALALLLSLLVIRWAVRRGMRLLDELLHALRQVSAGNLQVRLPAEGVPEAQQLAGHFNRMTAALAQSRIDNTRLTQALLAVQEQERTQLAQTLHDDLGQYVAGIRARACLLRLVMDQPQTLAHTVSQLEDHCEHLQQGFRALVHDLYPVVLQHLPLGEAIGLLAGQWQATQGIACQLRIDEALPSLSGPDKTHLYRLLQEALTNIARHASATEVRIRLQHRAGRLRLLVRDNGRGAAQPARAGVGLHSMSERARSLGGELRIISQPGAGWALALNIPLEAR
- a CDS encoding substrate-binding periplasmic protein translates to MRLFAWVICSLLLFSQAVQAQVRSYDEMIAAGELKVAVYKDFAPYSFEDNGQPRGVDVELAQALAKALGVRLQLIWAPPGEKLDDDLRDYIWRSSPLHDRQLADLMMRVPYDHDYVQRRNDVGELANAQVVMFGPYQQECWQVAYDRRRLDSVGSVAVFQQHPIGVEVDSVPSFYLTSVFNGMLSGKTRHYPGVSQAFSAMQAGEIDAVMAMRGEIDWQVHEAADPQLALAENAYPNMGKQRWEIGMAVHESNRQLAYAVEEALEGLIRDGSVKSVYAHYGLRYDVPEMYQ
- the pedF gene encoding cytochrome c-550 PedF; translation: MTTKRNAIIATALLMGLTGAGSVWAHGNVVPQAVETKGLTPIKDTGVAVDGDGWATVNPYRTSSERDRALEIGSSAYNQNCAACHGLEAKSGGIAPDLRMLDAAEAGDEWFVERVRHGAVRDGRVYMPKMADYLSQEALWAVRTYLDSVHVEE
- a CDS encoding quinoprotein dehydrogenase-associated SoxYZ-like carrier, producing MKWVVWCLLWCGLPLIALAAAEPGKDPVPSVMWAFYHKQLLGDAPFVFDDRVRLLAPPFAEDARQVPLEIDARAFTGDVVRVLAWAELNPLPKIVDFQPGERVLPWLSIRIRIEQATPLRAAVQTRDGLWHVGSTLIDAAGGGCTAPSVVRTQPGWEEHLGEVLGARYPRGETSRLRLQVTHPMDNGLVSGIPEFFLNQAQLLDADGQVLARLELFPAVSENPNLGFDIQGPGKTRLVLRDNGGNTFEAAIP
- a CDS encoding quinoprotein relay system zinc metallohydrolase 1, with the translated sequence MRWLLLIFLSLCGPAWANTDYALKPRQIAEGTWLLEGSTENFAKANGGNIVNTAFIVTDAGVVVIDTGPSKRYGEALRQAIAATTDKPVVQVLLTHHHPDHVLGNQAFSAVPIGALAGTTDLLRQQGDAMAENMYRLVGDWMRGTEVVLPTQVLEPGVLKVGNHSLRLLQLAGHTGADLAILDETTGVLFAGDLVFYERALTTPNSPGLDVWLNDLDTLQALPWKQIVPGHGPVATDAKPFAQMRDYLGWLDQLMRDGAVRGDDMAEMIRSPIPERFAGISLSRYELIRSVSHLYPRYERAGMKRVDAPAQ
- a CDS encoding response regulator transcription factor, which produces MNILLVDDHAVVRQGYASLLRALMPDLQVREAATGEEALNQVQEQVPHLVIMDFGLPGISGLETTRRLRQRLPQLRVLFFSMHDELPLVRQALDAGAAGYLTKNSAPQVLVEAVRRVLAGHAYIEQSLATQLACTSSRHNTDPRLQCMTQRELEIFVMLAKGTPARTIAEQLCISAKTVSNHLTLLKSKLQVSSHAELVHLGIDMGVVRVAG
- the exaA gene encoding quinoprotein ethanol dehydrogenase; translation: MTIKTQPALSSLTVAVHALLLAGSLSLSPLANAATTPGVTWEDIANDHLSTKDVLQYGMGTNAQRWSPLAQVNDKNVFKLTPAWSYSFGDEKQRGQESQAIVSDGVVYVTGSYSRVFALDAKTGKRLWTYNHRLPDNIRPCCDVVNRGAAIYGDKIYFGTLDARVVALDKNTGKVVWNKKFGDHAGGYTMTGAPVLIKDKTSGKVLLIHGSSGDEFGVVGQLFARDPDTGEEVWMRPFVEGHMGRLNGKDSTPTGDVKAPSWPDDKTTETGKVEAWSHGGGAPWQSASFDPETNTIIVGAGNPGPWNTWARTAKDGNPHDYDSLYTSGQVGVDPSTGEVKWFYQHTPNDAWDFSGNNELVLFDYKDKDGKVVKATAHADRNGFFYVVDRNNGKLQNAFPFVDNITWASHIDLKTGRPVENPGQRPAKPLPGETKGKPVEVSPPFLGGKNWNPMAYSQDTGLFYVPGNQWKEEYWTEEVNYKKGSAYLGMGFRIKRMYDDHVGSLRAMNPTTGKVVWEHKEPLPLWAGVLATKGNLVFTGTGDGFFKAFDAKTGQELWKFQTGSGIVSPPITWEQDGEQYIGVTVGYGGAVPLWGGDMAELTKPVAQGGSFWVFKIPSWDNKVARQ
- a CDS encoding PQQ-dependent methanol/ethanol family dehydrogenase, with the translated sequence MSHPARRQPFAVSLLLSAMLLSGSALAAVTDQEILQDPKNPEQIVTNGLGVQGQRYSPLDTLNTDNVKDLRPVWAFSFGGEKQRGQQAQPMIKDGVMYLTGSYSRVFAVDARTGKKLWQYDARLPDDIRPCCDVINRGVALYGDLVFFGTLDAKLVALNKDTGKVVWSKKVADHKEGYSISAAPLIVNGKLITGVAGGEFGVVGQISAYDPKNGELLWTRPTVEGHMGYVYKDGKAVENGISGGEAGKTWPGDLWKTGGAAPWLGGYYDPETNLLLFGTGNPAPWNSHLRPGDNLYSSSRLALNPDDGTIKWHFQSTPHDGWDYDGVNELISFNYKEGGKEIKAAATADRNGFFYVLDRTNGKFIRGFPFVDKITWATGLDKDGRPIYNEASRPGAPGSEAKGSSVFVAPAFLGAKNWMPMAYNQDTGLFYVPSNEWGMDIWNEGIAYKKGAAFLGAGFTIKPLNEDYIGVLRAIDPKTGKEVWRHKNYAPLWGGVLTTKGNLVFTGTPEGFLQAFNAKTGEKVWEFQTGSGVLGSPITWEMDGEQYVSVVSGWGGAVPLWGGEVAKRVKDFNQGGMLWTFKLPKALVAKR